Within the Rosa rugosa chromosome 2, drRosRugo1.1, whole genome shotgun sequence genome, the region ccgcaacagacaaacggagtcttctcaacggtatgcagtattcacggtcctcacaacctcgtacgaggaaatatacaatcagtgcaaggatcaaatcccgccacctcctccagcaaaatacccaaggacgggcaaacctaaaaacaccggcagatggtacaaataccatgaagacagcggccacaataccagcagctgcaacgcactgaagacggcaattgagaccttgtaccgtgaaggcaagatggaacagttcaaggtgcgccaaccgccacccgtgatcgccaacgtagagacgttgggccgcattaacacaatcgacggcggtgctccaatcacgggcttgtctcacagagccaggaagcgttatgcacgcattaatcacccaaaggaggtctgccatattcgttacgagagatccgccaaagtcccaaaggtgggttgggaacctattacattctctgaggaggaggagcgcggggtgcacctaccccatgatgaccccttcttggtcgacgccattcttggtaggttctcagtggggagaatattggtagatagcgggtccgctgtcaacgtcatctttaacggttgctacagccatctcaagcggaataacaagttgctccaggaccatgagccactgctcagcttctctggtgacgtcacacagccgctcggttctgactatatgcggttgactattggcgctagtccatgtatggcggaggtacatacagaattcataatcgttgattgtctcagctcatataatgccatcctcggacgaccggcgctcaacaagcttaagtgcattatcgccggatacatgcttcttatgaagttccccacacctaacggcacgggcagtgtgaggggaagccagcagttggcacgcgagtgttattcaacgactatggcacggtcagcacaccgccatgatgtcctgacagtgggaaaccaggcaccgccaccaaatatcttcgaggaccctagggatgaggaggagaagtatgtaaggaaggagccggtcaacccggacacatccttgaaagttgtctgcatctcggacgagcaccctgagcggacagtccgcataggcgcccaactagacccagaagtagaggcagaactcattcaattcctacgtcataacgcctccgtctttgcatggtcctacgcggacatgccaggtatctcccctgagattatcactcataaactgaccatcaaaccctctttttatcccatcaagcagaagcggagggcctttgatgaggaaaaataccgggcaatcggagaagaggtcgccaaactccaggacattggattcatccgccaagtcatctatccccagtggatctcaaatttagtaatggtcaaaaagcccagcggcaagtggcggatgtgtgttgacttcaaaaacctcaacaaggcatgcccaaaggatagtttcccgctaccccgtatcgatcagttggTTGATTCAACCGTCGGACacgagctcctcagcatgatggacgctttctccggatacaatcagatcaaaatgcaccccagcgaccaggaatgcacaaccttcaccaccgacaaaggcctctactgctacaatgtcatgcctttcggtctgaagaacgccggtgccacttaccagcagttaatgaacgccatgttcgcagagcatctgggaaaaatcatcgaggtctacgtggacgacatgctagttaagagcataaaggccggcggacatgtggcaaacctcaggatcatagtaaccattctcttggcctatggtatgcgcctcaacccggaaaaatgtttctttgcagtcaccgctagcaaattcctgggatacattgtcagcgagcggggcatcgaggctaacccagacaaggtccaggccatccttgacctggcggaccccgagtataaggtacacgtccagtgcctccagggcaagttaaccgccctttctcgattcatctctcgactcactgataagtgtgccccattcttcaaactcctcaaaacaacgcacaagaaggtcatcgactggaatccagaatgtcaggcggcgttccagggcctgaaggaatacttggcgtcagtccctctcctctctgtccctgtccaaggagaaaccctattcatatacctagcggtatccacttcggcggtaagttgcgcaattgtcagaagggaaggccaagatgagctcccagttttctacgccggcagaggcatgaacggagcagaaacaaggtatcctcccttggagcaactggcccttgcacttatcgttgccgccaggcgcctccgccaatacttccaggcccacacgatccatgtgttaaccaatcaaccgctgaggcaagtaatgcagaaccctgaacactcggggcgcctcaacaagtgggccatcgagctcagcgagttcgacatagaatacaaaccaagaacagccatgaagggccaggcagtggcggacttcatcgctgaactcaccgaacgaCAACCTGAACCAGGTATGGAGATATTGcccggagcggaagtggtaaccgttgGGGAGGAGAGTCCCCTCCAGTCAGaatggaacctacatgtggacgggtccgccagcgccaaagccagcggcgccggagtcatcttaacaggacccgggggactgaaagcggagtacgcgttgaaattcaacttcaaagcttcaaacaatgtggcggagtacgaggcacttatcgccggtctgctcctcgccattgactcaggggctgacagcgtcaacatattcagcgactctcaattagtcgttaaccaggtcaacgacagcttccaggccaaggaccagcagttagcggcatacttgggatacgtcaaaacgttgctaaaaaagttcaactttcacaccatcacacaaatccccagggaaaagaacgccaaggctgattcactggcgagactggcaaccgcccagccgcatcaaagtccagcggacacaaaggtggaatgccttgacaagccaagcatcacaaagaccctagcagagatcttcaacattgaaatcaaccccagctggatggacgagatcactgcatacaagcgcagcggcacattaccagaggataaggtcaaggcacgccaaattcagcggagagcaacccgctacaatatccagaatggcaagctttaccgccaggggttcactcaccccaacctccgctgtctaaccccggaggaaggaaaggtcgtgttggcaggaatccacggcggggagtacggaaaccactcgggcgccagatccctggccaatcgcacaatgcgacagggctacttttggcctacgcttggtgaggacgcccggcaggtgtcaagatcttgccacaaatgccagcagttcgctgatctcccacatgcgccggcggaaccactttcaatcatcatcggtccatgggttcactctacatggggcctcgatttgatgggaaaattcccaaccgccaaaggacagttcaagtacatcattgttgctatcgactacaacagcaagtggatagaggcagagccactgacggccatcacaaccgccaaagtcattcacttcctctggaaaaacatttactgccgctatggtgtcccacacacaatcattacagacaacggcacacagttcaacaatgaggagctcatttcattcaccgccaatctgggcaccaagatgagcttcgcatctgtcgcccacccccaaaccaacggccaggttgaagcggcaaacaagataatcaagaagctgctaaaaaagaagctcgacaccgccaagggcttgtgggcggaaaagcttccggAAGTgttatgggccatcaggacgactccatcctccgccactggtgaaacccccttttgtatgacgttcggaactgaggccgttctgcctgtcgaggtaactcaacccaccgctcgggtcgagtgctaccacccagagaccaacggcgatggcatcaacctggacttggacctcctagaggaaaaacgacacaaggcccatttgcaaaacctgcaaaacaagcaacgagtttcgcgtttctacaacgccagagtcaaggcccggaacctccaactgggggactgggtaatgaaggaagtcattccaccgccaacaaaactccgcccaacttgggaaggtccatacaaaatagtagaagtcgttagcccaggcaccttctacttaatggacaaggatggcgtcactacgacccacccttggaataccgaacaccttcggtattactacaaatagtcatgttgctacccaggagcatcttgacttagctaaatttttgttcaatatttagctaagggaagctacccaacgggtacatccccacttttgttaacactgaccagtcagttatcaatgaaacgaggaattattcaaaccattgttaccaagtctagcactgagggcagctggcaacgccagcaatcgtcagcggaccacgtccgctacgttgtgcacttggaccaatcttaattcctttaatatttcattgattgcaaaagaaaatcccaagtcaaaactctagcggtatagacatgtcatcacacaaacgtcaaaaattccacttcatatattcagggctgggactccccacccaaaaatgttccttacattcaaaaaaaaaaagagtacatatattttcagcctcagcggctacacaatcaaaacagggcacgtccggcatctcaggggttggccccggcgtcgcctactttggactgcggcggctgtacgcagcttgtttggtcagtccctcgagcggtaggacttggcgtctctatggtcccatctGCCGGAGTatgatacccactgcctgagctgccacctcctgctgggggactgggtactggcgggggtttcttcgtcggcgctacattttttgcttgcggcgccttgggaagggacgccttggcccagtcaatggcacccttcgcttgcagcatctcgacgttcgctagggcgccggccttcgccgattcATTCATCGCGTTcttatattccgccgactgcttgaatttctccacagcggcggcggcgacTCGGCTTCCATCGTCCCTCAGCCGGatcacctcaccctccagtctcttcacttccccttgcctggcggcagactcccgctgcaggatatcaattttcttctccttggcggccACACGCTCTCGCAGCAAGgccatgtcttgctccagcttggagacttgatcatttcgttctatgtcccgctggacggccacgtctagcttgcctcgagcgtccgcagcatcacaatccgccttcatcaggcgtcgctccacctccgccagcctgtccttggcatccaccagctccctctcaagcctcttaatctcctcccggagctgtccctcaattcggggttgcttggacgccgccaagaacatttcgttcagcccaaccgccaggtgcccaaaggctgagctaaagggcgaccgctcgatcgccgttggccgagtcatccctgccagaccgccgaaccccaaccgctcgcacaggtgatagagaaactcccactcgctgtcggtcatgaactcggtgaaggcggcgaaagagtccagatcgctcacgggcatctctctctcggccgtcacaggggccttcgacgggtcttgtcggcccttcttctgcctgtggacctcAAGGgtctcatcatcatcctcctccccggccgagtCACACTGGCGCCGCTTCCGCAGGATCCCCCGTGCATCTCCAGCGGGCGCAGCCCTGGaccccttcggcggttgtctccccaccgcagtagcggcagcccccgccggcgccacaactctttctttctgtggcccacgtcgagtggcaactactctttccttctgcggcacggTAGAGGACCCCTTTTTTCCCCCGCCCGCATTCCCATCcccctgcacgctgggcagaccgtcggcccctaggtgggagtggtgcggcatgggcagcaccaccggaacctcggatgcacTCACCTCCAgagtctccgggttcacaactgtTCTTTGGGCCACCTCCCCTGACGCGTACATCGCCTCCAagaagttgtctatctccgcacggtccatggctctgtcaaaggcgtcacggctcgctttgttgcctggcggagtatctgagaacatgcaaacatccgttagctttaaccaagttaccaagagatacaatgtggcggagatcacttaccaatagcgcgcgttagctgctgatcgaccaacagctcccagccggtgaggagacggaagtccagcaaattgcgattcttCCAACAGCCTTTGATGCGCGCAAtacggcactcttcctcacgcgtcaggttataacgcagtcccgctacaaaacaagaaacaaggcGTCAGTACAACAGTTGAAATACGTATACggtaaaccgccaactatgttcagcggagatcgacggacaacctcggattggttgaaactccgacttaatcctaaacgtcggttcCCCCTCGTTCGACCCCGACTGGTACTCCCACCCTGTCAtggccacgcaaaacgtcccccgccagtaggacatcgaatccctcaacttctctatcagcttgggcgctccctgccggcggctcaaatttacttgccctctGCAGCCTTGGCGAttaacgtacaccagttcgtagaagtgcaaaacctccgccaccgtcggcccctcgcacccggatagccaCCACAaagagttcatcgccagcatcaaccgccacatgttgggacagatctgcccaaaggcgacgccgaactcgcacaccaagatctgaaggttgggtacaagcggcaatgtcactccttggcggaatattgcctcgtgaacagcggcgaaccccgctggaagaattgaggccttctcatccgccgtcggttgacgaagtctcaccactcccggcagccgatatatccgcttcatccggttgacagcagcggcagtcatccgccctcccgcctcgtcgacgggggtcccatcctggagaacccacgccgactctgtttcctcccccgacacgtttcccccgtcagcggaaccactggcggcactgttacttgctagccgctcctcatcCCTATCCCGCGCAGCAGCAttctcacccgccctagaactctccggacgtgacgtacggcccatgacaacttcccagggtatggtttgtagcggctcaatttctagcggctctggcagtgaggttcctgcacgggcagacggacgcaacgagtcaataaaagccctatccgccgcactgattgacacgtcagacccggagtcctcactgctcgagatctctatgacggtggccatcccaaaccctaaaacccaaatcagttagcccacagaaggatctaacctatccctatatcaggtatagcacagaaacaccacgaacagctacccagaaaaaaccaaaatatgaacaaacccattcaacccagattcaaccatctagtaaaaccctaactgacaactctctgtcaaacaccataacctacccccaaatctcatcttacacccccgacgaacatcaacaaacccagttcacacaccaatcccagaaacaagcaccaaacccataaatcgacaaaaacacgaAACCGACAAaaaggataaccagaacactaacctcagtcgtgaacgctccggcgtactgatgctcgctgtgccccgacgacggaagttttcgtctctccgaccacgagaactccaccaacgcgcggcactctctctctgcaatctGGGATggacagagcttgaagacgactaaggttcgaatggattttgtgaggtcccttctcgatgcgttcccccccttttatgtcaataTCAGAGGCTtctgggccgtccgctagaaaacgacatcacaccccagccgtacacgtgtcccctgctcgcattaaccctccgggttaaccgaggcgtcgcctcggttacgaaatccatcattactcgcattaatgacgagaagacggccggactgaggagacgcgtctccacacgctaaccctctagttattgGCCACGTGTCAACCGCCGTCAGACGAGGCGTATCACGGAAGCAATCGCAAGTACGCTCTTCTCCAAGTGATGGtgtccgctgagcgaaaccccgccagcggaacttctcacttgtcttctccaagtgatggtcgccgctgagcgaaaccccgccagcggaacttctcacttgtcttctccaagtgatggtctccgctgagcgaaaccccgccagcggaacttctcacttgtcttctccaagtgatggtctccgctgagcgaaaccccgcatgcggaacttctcacttgtcttctccaagtgatggtctccgctgagcgaaaccccgccagcggaacttctcacttgtcttctccaagtgatggtctccgctgagcgaaaccccgccagcggaacttctcacttgtcttctccaagtgatggtctccgctgagcgaaaccccgccagcggaacttctcacttgtctccTACACgtgactgtctccgctgggcggaaccccgccagcggaacttttcactagcccttattcacgaagtctcccaacagcggcacttctcccttgtcatcatacaaacggggcgccttccgctacacacctagTGGAAACCccttttatctggcaagtcgcgtactttcttcagcgcggtaccgctcaataaagtaacgccaagcacgtccactggacgctgtttactgctataaaccagcggggggactcccgccagcggcggatcccgaggctacgcctcattctgacaaatgaccgccacgcggcgttacagtcagattgtccctacgggacacggggactagtcaacagtctacgacggccctgatcaggtacgttgacccccgtcactcgggtactaaagattgggttcgctacccaacaccctctgctccgtgcagctccccctcaccaaacaaattttgcgaccatccggaggtccatcttagccggggagtgggggactccctggggggcctagcaggggcccacccgaaagggtataaagcgtttgctcagtaatatccatggttgacaacgcactgacgctaattatgcttttgcaaaagtctagcggaagaaaacgcttcaaaccgccgatcaactccccaaccaagattgccctccttgactagggacttgggggacttgtacctacatgtacgtttgcaaagcataattagctataatcagccacactcatcgtaccgccagagataccaactaccgtcaaaggagtaacccacggataggcagccaggcgggccatgGCCTGAGCACtagagttccccaggatcaccgctgacgcgccgccacgcactctgccaagacggcatcagaagctactcaaactgggaactgaagcacatcagtcccacatcgaaaacaaagagaagatcagacctctcctcacctataaaaggtcctctcttctctcttcattattacgcattaactactcattcattattgtgctgcctatatatcaactgacttaggcatcggagaagtgaagaccgcccaacgcggtctccctctgacgccctgtctttcatttggcagccagcaaggaACACCAagcatacagagtagcggtccgcccactggacccgcgttaaaccgaggtttggctaccgccagactttgagcattaacagtaTGTTTTAATTAATAGAATTGTATAGTACTTTTATTTTAGTTGAGTCGAAAGAAGGGTGAATAGGACAAACCTCAAAGATGTCCCCTGCATTAACCACAAAGGCATCTTCACGGAAGTTGACAGGAACCCAAACCCCATCTTTCTTAATCTGCAGACCACCCACCCCGTTAAGCTGGTGGAGGATGGTGATCCCGGAAGCGTCCGAGTGAGGTGTGAAGCCGATGACCAGCTCTGGTTGTGGGCATGCAGGATAGTAATTCATCCTCACTGACTGCATCCCATCTTCAAACATCTCCTCAGTCTCTTTTATGTCTATCTTCACAGCCTTCCCCAGAAACCCAATAAGTTCCATGGCTAGTTGCTTCAGTTCCAAGTAGTATGACTCGAAGGTATTCCTGCAtgacttgaaaaaaaaatgttaacaacaaaaaaaaattatcggtAAGGTGTTTATAGGGAATTTTTTTGAGGCAAGACAATTGTCTTGTTGTGTTGTGAGACCATGATATCAATATatgaaaaaatcatttttttttttgagctatATATGATCATGATATTTAATAGCCAGTTGATAATACAACAAGTTATGTATAATTTAGATAACGTGAAATCATTCAATTCACAAAGTAACATATATATTAATATGTCAGATTGTAATAACCATGAATTGGTTTTTGTGAAATTATGTCAGAACTAGCCCTTTAACATGTGcggttggtttttatttttttattttcaaattaaaaaagttacagcaatttctcttctcattttgggaaaatttcttcttttttcatgggaggtattgcaattttttcaaatataatatagtctattgactatcttatcatcatataaaaataatttgtttattaatatctatattatgtgaggCCATATATGATAGTTTAAAATTTTAACCATTTTctcaagaattggcttaattatataagatatctatattatgtgagggcatatatgatagtttaaaaatttaaccattctctcaagaattgccttaattatataagatatataTAGTGTATTTTGTCAACAAACATATTAGATCTAGCAATATTATTAGATCGATGATAATTCAACTTTAATTCGATGTATAGAGAGAGAGGCTAGACCTGAGGGATGAAGGGAGCTCTGGGAAGAGGTATGGCTTTCTCCTATGAACAGGGTTCATGGTCATGTAGAATCTATTACCCCAGTCACGTTTTTGCTCTTTATAGGCTATGGATCCATAGCCTTCAACGTCACCAGGCCTTATCTGATACTTCATTTTCTCTTCCAAGGGAAGCTTAAAGAATTCTTCAACCTCGTACTTCAGCTTCTCCAAAAGCATAGGGCTAACTCCATGGTTCACCAACTGCacgtacaaaaaaaaaaagagtataaattaaaacaaGAGTGTAAGACTAGCTCATTGGATGAATAAGGTGTACTAATTTCATTTTATCAAGTCCAACAAATTTTGAGATGTTATAATACGAACCTGAAAGATTCCCCACTCTTTGCAAGTTGAGCGCAGATTTTCCAGTTCAGAATCTGAAGCTTCTGATCCCGTTACTAGTTTTATCATATCGATGGTTGGGATTACGGTGGGCTTATCAGAGAGATCAGATGAAAGTTCTGGTTCTTCGAAACTACGGACGTAACATTGTGGGACTTCAGTTAGTGACTCTTTGGTGATCTCCAGGATGCTCATAAGAGAGCTAGAGCTCTCAAAGCCTCCTGGTAGCCGTAGCTGGGGTGATGCCATTTCTTTAGTTGTTGAGTTATGAGCTCAAGTGCACTACACCTCCCAGGTATATATAGGCATGTTACCTGTGATCAAAGAAATAAAGAGCAGAATATCTCCTAATAAACTAACACCAAAGTCATCGTGAAGATAATCATCTGATGTACAAAATATGTGCCTCACTAGAGTAAAAATATATCTAGCAATAATTCAGTGGGATTACCAACGGTACGTACTTACCTTGTAATGTTCATATTAAATATTAAAGGAGTGCAGGATGCCTCTTGTTTAATTGAACATCAAAATAGATATCCCAATATTGAGCATAAGTAATAATTAAcacaaaaattttaaaattatattGGTTAATTACGTACGTActgtttgtcttttttttttctttttctttttcaaaagttGCGTACTATACTACTAATTGTTAATTCATTAATTTCCATAAACCTATACATTACTGATTCATTTGAAAAGAAATATTCGAGCACAGCTCAGAACTACATGTTGAAATTAAGTAAAAAAGGAAAAGCATTTAACAATTTTGAAAGATTTTTTAACAGATCAATACTTAGATAGATGTAAAGTAATTTATTTCCATTGAATGGCAAGTGGATCAACAATAGAAGAACTAGCTGTGCGCATCAGGATTCAGAAAACGTTTTATCTGGAAACCAATATGCATTGGATTAGAAACATAGGAAATTAGGAAATCAATCAAGTcaaaaattcttttcttttcatttaaaGAACCAGAAAATGTCGTGGGTGGATATTTCTAAGCTTTGCAGGTAGAAATTTAAAGAGAAGCGATAAAATATTCTGCAGAATCCTTTAGATGCTTCTGCAGTTGCAGGCTTGAGGTCATATCAAAAGCGAATAGAGCTTGAAGATATACTTCTGAGGCTTTTAACCTTCATTCAGACACACGCGCGTATACACAACCACCTAGTATGTATTAACATAATTAGACACATAAAAATTCATTTATCCATGGACATAAAAGATTCATTACTAATAAGCTTGCTGGGAATACTAGCTAGTAGCCTGGTGTTGGAAATTATGGAGTAGTGATGATGCAATTGAAAACCCAAGAACCAGagaaaggaggaagaagacgaaggaaaaggagagagagagctaaaCGATCTTGATTATCTCACTGAGTGTTTGTTACAGAGAAAATGCTTAGCTAATCTAATTACAGATGCTAATTGAGGCTATATACTATTCATGCAGAACGGGTTGCTTAATTTCTACTAACTCACTCTGACAGAACGGTTGGATTAATGACATGTGTTCACTGGCTTGTAGATGCAGATATGCTTGGCTGACTTTTATTATTTGAGTCATGTCTTGAATTGTACGTTGAC harbors:
- the LOC133729351 gene encoding codeine O-demethylase-like, with amino-acid sequence MASPQLRLPGGFESSSSLMSILEITKESLTEVPQCYVRSFEEPELSSDLSDKPTVIPTIDMIKLVTGSEASDSELENLRSTCKEWGIFQLVNHGVSPMLLEKLKYEVEEFFKLPLEEKMKYQIRPGDVEGYGSIAYKEQKRDWGNRFYMTMNPVHRRKPYLFPELPSSLRNTFESYYLELKQLAMELIGFLGKAVKIDIKETEEMFEDGMQSVRMNYYPACPQPELVIGFTPHSDASGITILHQLNGVGGLQIKKDGVWVPVNFREDAFVVNAGDIFEILSNGVYKSMEHRAMVNSEQERISIAMFFNPKFEAEIGPVTSLITPENPPLFKRIGMEQYVQDFYTRRKLDGKSYLDQMRLQNGN